In Calonectris borealis chromosome 20, bCalBor7.hap1.2, whole genome shotgun sequence, a genomic segment contains:
- the DHRS7C gene encoding dehydrogenase/reductase SDR family member 7C, translated as MGILAVLALPLLLLGISGTIYIYQSVRWLLSKSAVQNKVVVITDAISGLGKECSRVFHTGGARLVLCGRTWEKLEALYEALISVADPSMTYAPKLILLDISDINCIQDVAKEILNCYGCVDILINNASMKVKGAVQSISLELDKKIMDANYFGPITLTKAILPNMISRRTGQIVLINSIQGKIGIPFRAAYAASKHAAVGFFDCLRAEMEEFDISVSTVNPTFICSYHRQSAPGNWEASIWKFFFRKVAYGVHPVEVAEEVLCTVGSKKQEVLMANPIPRAAVYIRTFFPELFFAIVASGIKEKLKTEEEN; from the exons ATGGGTATTCTTGCTGTACTTGCTCTACCATTGCTTCTGTTAGGAATCAGTGGAACTATTTATATTTACCAGTCAGTCAGGTGGCTATTGTCCAAGTCAGCTGTGCAAAACAAGGTGGTGGTGATCACGGATGCCATCTCTGGACTGGGCAAGG AATGTTCTCGGGTGTTTCACACAGGAGGAGCAAGGCTTGTGTTGTGTGGCAGGACATGGGAAAAGTTAGAAGCCTTGTATGAAGCTTTAATTAGCGTGGCAGACCCCAGTATG ACATATGCACCAAAGCTCATACTTCTAGATATCTCAGACATAAACTGCATTCAAGATGTAGCTAAGGAAATACTGAATTGCTATGGCTGTGTGGATATACTGATCAACAATGCAAGTATGAAGGTGAAAGGAGCAGTGCAGAGCATTTCATTGGAACTTGATAAAAAGATAATGGATGCCAACTATTTTGGACCTATAACATTAACCAAag ccattCTTCCCAACATGATCTCAAGAAGAACTGGCCAAATTGTTCTAATTAATAGTATCCAAGGAAAAATAGGAATCCCATTTCGTGCAGCTT atGCTGCTTCTAAGCACGCTGCTGTAGGCTTTTTTGATTGTCTTAGAGCTGAAATGGAAGAATTTGATATTTCTGTCAGCACTGTGAATCCAACCTTCATCTGTTCATACCATCGCCAATCAGCACCTGGCAACTGGGAGGCATCTATTTGGAAAT tttttttcagaaaggtGGCGTATGGTGTGCACCCAGTGGAGGTGGCAGAGGAAGTCTTGTGCACAGTGGGCAGTAAGAAGCAGGAGGTACTTATGGCCAACCCTATCCCCAGAGCAGCAGTTTACATTCGCACCTTCTTCCCTGAGCTGTTTTTTGCCATTGTTGCCTCAGGGATTAAGGAAAAGCtgaagacagaagaggaaaattga